In Salvia miltiorrhiza cultivar Shanhuang (shh) chromosome 4, IMPLAD_Smil_shh, whole genome shotgun sequence, the DNA window gctcgacgataccttaaATCACGGATCAACGAAGTTGACCACTTCCACGTCGCGGTCCAACTCTTCTTTGAAATATGGTTTGAGGCGATGGCCATTAACAGTGAAAGTAGACCCATTCGACGCAAGCAACTCATaggtcccattccaattgctcttgtgAACCACGTAAGGACCTCTCCATCTAgactgcagcttgccaggaaataGACGAAGCTTAGAATCATACAAGAGTACCTCATGTCCCGGCTTGAATTCCTTTGTGCGAATGTTCAAATCATGGAACTTCTTCGCCCTTTCCTTGTAGATCCGGGAACTCTCGTAAGCttcattcctccactcatcTAACTCCGTCAGCATATCTCGCCTTGTATGaccggcctccttgaactccaaattgattctcctcgtcgcccaatatgccttgtgctctatctcaacaggtaaatgacatgacTTGCCAAAGGCAAGTTGgtagggagacataccaatcggagttttgtaggcagtgcgatatgcccaaagagcatcatccaagtgcttcgcccaatccttcttgttggcgATGCTCTTCTCCAGAATTTGCTTGATCTCTCTATTCGCCAACTCTGCTTgaccattagcttgaggatgatatggagtcgtcaccttgtgctttactccatactttgccaacacgcttgctagtaacttgttgttgaaatgcgaccccccatcactaagcaacgccctcggtgctccgaaccgagtcaaaatattcttttgc includes these proteins:
- the LOC131023119 gene encoding uncharacterized protein LOC131023119, whose amino-acid sequence is MLTELDEWRNEAYESSRIYKERAKKFHDLNIRTKEFKPGHEVLLYDSKLRLFPGKLQSRWRGPYVVHKSNWNGTYELLASNGSTFTVNGHRLKPYFKEELDRDVEVVNFVDP